A single region of the Acipenser ruthenus chromosome 57, fAciRut3.2 maternal haplotype, whole genome shotgun sequence genome encodes:
- the LOC117967264 gene encoding LOW QUALITY PROTEIN: charged multivesicular body protein 2a (The sequence of the model RefSeq protein was modified relative to this genomic sequence to represent the inferred CDS: inserted 1 base in 1 codon; deleted 1 base in 1 codon), which produces MDFLFGKRKTPEEMLRQNQRALTRAMRDLDRERQRLEQQEKKIIADIKKMAKQGQMDAVKIMAKDLVRTRHYVKKFIMMRANIQAVSLKIQTLKSNNSMAQAMKGVTKAMGTMNRQLKLPQIQKIMMEFEKQSEIMDMKEEMMNDAIDDAMGDEDDEEESDAVVSQVLDELGLNLTDELSNLPSTXGKLSVTTGKKAEPTPTLADADADLEERLNNLRRD; this is translated from the exons ATGGACTTCTTGTTTGGAAAGAGGAAGACCCCGGAGGAGATGCTGAGACAGAACCAGCGGGCGCTGACCAGAGCCATGCGCGACCTGGACCGAGAGAGACAGAggctggagcagcaggagaagaaAATCATCGCCGACATCAAGAAGATGGCAAAGCAGGGCCAGATG gACGCGGTTAAGATCATGGCTAAGGACCTGGTCCGGACCCGACACTATGTGAAGAAGTTCATCATGATGAGAGCCAACATCCAGGCCGTGTCTCTGAAGATCCAGACCCTGAAATCAAACAACAGCATGGCGCAGGCCATGAAGGGAGTGACCAAAGCCATGGGCACCATGaacagacag ctCAAGCTCCCTCAGATTCAGAAGATCATGATGGAGTTTGAGAAGCAGTCTGAGATCATGGACATGAAGGAG GAGATGATGAACGATGCCATCGACGACGCCATGGGAGACGAGGATGACGAGgaggagag cgacGCGGTCGTTTCTCAAGTCCTGGATGAGCTGGGACTGAACCTCACCGACGAGCTCTCCA ACCTCCCGTCCA GGGGCAAACTCTCCGTGACGACTGGGAAGAAAGCAGAGCCGACGCCAACCTTAGCAGATGCTGACGCCGATCTGGAGGAGAGACTGAACAACTtgagaagagactga
- the ube2m gene encoding NEDD8-conjugating enzyme Ubc12, which yields MIKLFSLKQQKKEEESAGANRAGGGGKKSSAAQLRVQKDINELNLPKTCEIVFSNQDDLLNFKLVISPDEGFYKGGKFVFSFKVGQGYPHDPPKVKCETMVYHPNIDLEGNVCLNILREDWKPVLTINSIIYGLQYLFLEPNPEDPLNKEAAEVLQNNRRLFEQNVQRSLRGGYVGSTYFERCLK from the exons ATGATTAAGCTTTTCTCCCTCAAGCAGCAGAAGAAAGAGGAGGAATCGGCCGGAGCCAACCGCGCAGGCGGCGGGGGAAAGAAATCCAGCGCGGCGCAGCTCCGGGTCCAGAAAG aTATAAATGAGTTAAACTTGCCGAAAACGTGCGAAATAGTTTTCTCCAATCAAGACGACCTCTTAAACTTCAAACTAGTCATCAGTCCGGACGAG GGGTTCTATAAAGGTGGTAAATTTGTCTTCAGTTTTAAG GTGGGACAGGGGTATCCTCACGACCCCCCCAAAGTGAAATGTGAGACCATGGTGTACCACCCGAACATCGACTTGGAGGGCAACGTGTGTCTCAACATCCTCAG AGAGGATTGGAAGCCAGTGCTGACAATAAACTCCATTATTTATGGACTTCAGTATCTCTTCCTG gagccCAACCCTGAAGATCCTCTGAACAAGGAAGCAGCCGAGGTCCTTCAGAACAACCGGCGCCTCTTTGAGCAGAACGTACAGCGGTCGCTGCGGGGGGGCTACGTGGGCTCCACTTACTTTGAACGCTGTCTGAAATAA